In the Rhodothermales bacterium genome, GTTCGGTGGTATTCACCCCGTACACCCAGTTCCATAACCAGCAGTACCAGCCCGTCGAGCGGGATAACATTCAGCTCGGCGACGTGGTGAGTGTCTGGGGTGTGTATCGGGAAGATGGGACCATCGAGGCGCACTCTGTTGAGCTGCGCGCCGGCAACCAGAGCAATCTGACCCTGCTGGGCGCCGTGCAGTATTACGATGGCCAGACGCTCCAGGTGGGCGATGTATCGTTCCTGATCAACGACCAGACGCAATACTTCGAAGAGAACGGTACGGCGGCCGGTGACGGCGGCGCCACCGGCAAGGCTGCGCGTCGGAAAGACCTGTCGTGGGGGCCGTTCGCCGGCCAGCGCGTGCAGTCGTTCGACCTGGCCGCGGGTACCCTCGTCGAAGTTCTCGGCGCGCAAGATGAGTCGGGACAGTTCGTGGCGGTCGTGGTGCGTCTGCGCGATGAAACCGGCCAGACCCGTCTCGCCGGCAAGATCGAGTCCGTCGAAGGCGAGACGCTGCGTATCCGCGGCCGGCTCGTCCGGACGACACCGAACACGGAAGTCGTGAACGAAAACTTCCAACCGATCGCCCTGGCCGACCTCGTCGCGGCTCAAGGCGTGCAGGTGTTCGGTCAGATCCAGAACGACGGCTCGGTGGATGCCTACCGGGTCGAACTCCGGCCCGATGCACGGGAGGAAATCGAGTTCTGGGGCCGCGTAGGCTCGATCCAGGGGGACGTGTTGTTCGTCGAGAACATGCCGTTCCATGTGACCGAGTTTACGTTCTTCACGAGCGAAACCGGGGATCCGGCGGATCTTACCACACTCGTCTCCGGGCAGCAGATTCTGGTGTCGGGTGAGTTTGACATTGCCGGCCTACTGAAAGCGACCCTCGTCTTCGTGCCGAAGCAACGGGTACAACTGTACATGAGCGGCGCGGTGGAACTGGTCGAGGAAGGCCGGCTCGTCGTGCAGGGGTACGACATCGTGCTTACGGAGTGGGCGTCGGTGATCGATGCGAACTACCAGCCGGCCGACGTCTCGTCGCTCGAAGTGGGCCAATTCGTCTATATCTCCGGCGAACTCAGCGGCGCCGGCGCCGTGACCGCCCACTATCTCCAGTTCTTCGGCACCAACGTCCAGGAACTGGAACTCCGCGGCGCGATCGCGGCCCTCGATGGTGAGCTCATGGTGGTCAGCGGGCGCACGTTCGTGATCAGCGAAAACACGTTCTTGCACAGCTTCGACGGCAGCCAGCTCGGTCTGGGTGCCCTGCAGCCGGGCCTCAAGGTCTCGGTCGTGGGCAAGCCGGGTGAGGGCGAGTACCTCGCCGCCGTGAAGGTGTTTGTCGAGAACCAGGACCAGGACGAGCAGGTCCGGATGCGCGGCGCGATTTCGCAGGTCGGCGTAGACGGATTTGTGATCCTGGGCCGGCAGGTCGTATTCAACGAATACACCAACCTGTTCGGCGAAGGCTACGTAAAGATCACGGTGGACCAGTTGACGGATGGTCAGGTGCTGACGGTATTCGGCAGCCTGAACAACGAAGGCGTGGTCAACGCCTATACGGTCGAAGCGTTTGTGTTTGATCTCGAGCAGCTCGAGTTCCGCGGGGTGGTCGATGCCTTCGAGAACGGCGTCGCCAGCATCCGCGGATTCTCGATCGCGGTGAACGATCAGACGTTCATCCAGAATGAAAAAGGCTTCCCGATCGGCACCGAGGTGCTGGCCCCGGGGACGCTGGTCCGTGTCATCGCCCTTCCGGGCGAAGGCGACCAGTTCTTCGCGCGCTGGATGCAGGTCGGCGCCGGCCAGGAGGACCGCGGGGTCAATCTGAGCGGCACGATTGCCTCGATCGACAAGAGCCGGCGGCTCCTCACCGTCTACGGCCGTACGGTCGTGGTCGAGGAATACGCCGACGTGATCAGCGAGACCTTTGAACGGATTCCGTTCCAGGATCTCGTGGCGGATAAAAAGGTGCGCGTCTACGGCTTCTATGAAGACGGCGGCCGCATCCGCGCCTGGCGGATCGAGAGCGTCGGGGCGGAAGACCGCGAGCTCGAACTCCGCGGCACGATCGAGTCGATCGCGGGGTCGACCCTCGTCGTCCGTGGCATCTCGTTTGTCGTCGGCGCCCAGACGTGGATCGATGGCGGACAGGGCACACCGTTCCCGGTTGCCAACCTCGAAGCCGGCATGCAGGTCGCGCTGTCGGGCGCGCCCCAGGAGAACGGCAGCTACGCGGCTCGCTGGATCCAGGTCCAGTCCGGCAACGAAGACCGCAACATCCGGCTCTTCGGGGGCGTCGTCGAAGCCAATGCCGACCAGCGGGTGCTGGTGATCCGGAACCACCGGATCTTCCTGAATGAACATGCGCAGATCGTGGGTGCCCAGTACGAGCCCATCTCGTTCGCCGGCCTCCCGGTCAACGGGCAAGTGATGGTGTGGGGCTGGATGCAGCCGGATGGCAAGATCGAGGGCTGGCGTGTGGAAGTGCGCAACCCCGAGCAGGAGGAGTTCTTCCTGACGGGCGCCCTCAGCGAGATCGACGGCGCCACCCTCACGGTGGGCGGCGTCCAGTTCGTGACGACGGCCGAGACGTTCGTAGTGGCGCCTGACGTAGGCAACATCTCGTTCGACAACCTCTTCGCCGGCCTCATTGTCGAGGTGTCGGGCGGTGTCGGCGCCGAGGGCCAGCTGCTGGCGAAGAAGATCCAGGTCTACACCCTGGACCCCCGCGTCGCGCTGGAGATCCGCGGCATCGTGAGCGAACTCGAGGACGGCCGTTTCGAGCTGGCCGGCATCCCGGTCGAATACGATCCGCGGACCTTCGTACTCGACGGCAACAACCGCCCGATCGACCCGTCGGTCATCCAGGATAATAACAACGTCGATGTCATCGTCCTCGAAGGAGCCGGCGATGCGCTGCTCGCGCGGTTCGTCCAAGTGTTCGACCTCATCCGCGACGAGAAATCGCTCGTGGACCGGATCGAAACGCTGGGTGGGGGCACCTTCTCGATGCGTGGCTACACCTTCCGGGTGGATGCCACGACCGTGATGGAGGACCCGCTGGGCAACCCGATGCGGTTTGCCGACCTCTTCGAGCGCATGCGCGTCGAGGTGAATGCGGTGGAAGAAGGCAACGGCGTCTTCCTCGCCCGCAAGGTGATCGCCCGTCCGCGCGACCAAAAGCTGACAGGTACGCTGACAGCGGTATCCGCATCCGCGATCGGCATCGCCGGCTTGAGCGTCACGGTCGACGTGTCGACCGTCGTGACCAACGCCGACGGGGACGAGATCGACGTGACCGACCTTGTGGCCGGCCAGACGATCAACCTGACGTTTGTGCCCGGCGCCGGCGGCATTCCGGTGGCCACGGCCATCACGCTGCTGCCCCGTTTGGAGGACGAAGTGGTCCTCAGTGGCTCGATGGAAGCGGCATTCGGTCAGCTGTTCGTGGTGCTGGGCCGCCGCTTCCAGGTGATTCCGAACACGGTATTCCTGGACGAGTCGAAGAACCCCATAACGATGGGTAACTTCATCGTCGGCGAGGCGGTCCGTGTCCGCGGCTTGCTCCTGGCCGGCGACGACCTTGTGGCGTTGCAGGTGCAGAAACTGGGCGAAGAGGCTACCGACGTGCGCGTCGAAGGCCCGATCGTCTCCGTCAGTTCGAGCGTGCTCGAAGTGATGAACATCTTCTTCTTCATCAACAACGAGTCGCTGTTCATCGACCTCAATGGTGAGGAGACGGACGTCAACGCGTTTGCCGAGGGGCAGACCGTGATGGTCATTGCCGAAGGCCAGCCTAACGGCACGCTGTTGCTCAAGCGCGTCTCGGTGCAGAACGTGTCACTCAGCCAGGGCGAGATCGGGAATATCGAGGGCGATCAGTTCTCTATGTTTGGCACCACGTACCGGGTCGATGAAAACACGATCGTGCTGGGCGACGAAAACGCGCAGCTCGATCTGGCGAACCTGGGTGAAGGCCAGTATGTCGAGGTTCGCGGCACCGCGAGCGCCGATGGCAGCGTGGCCGGCAAAACCGGCGCTGCGATCCTGGTCTCCAAGGTAAAGATCATCGACGCCGAAGGTTCGGGCGAATACGAGCTGGATTCCAACACGTCGCCGGTGGCGACCGAGAAGGAAACCCTGCCGGAGACGTTCGAACTCGAGCAGAACTACCCGAATCCCTTCAATCCCGTGACCACCATCCGTTTTGCGCTCCCGCAGAACACGCGGGTCACGCTGAAGGTGTTCGACGTCGTAGGCCGCGAAGTACAGACGCTCGTTTCGAGCGAACTGACGGCCGGCACGTACGACGTGCAGTGGAACGGCCGCAACCAGGCTGGCCTGCCGGTGGCCTCCGGCGTCTACCTGTACCGCCTGGATCTGGGCACTCAGGTGATGACGCGGCGGATGGTGCTGGTGAAGTGATTGGGAGGTTGCATGTTTGCAGGTTACAGGTTGCAGGTTGGTTGTCCTGAAGCCTGACCATCAAGTCTACGGCAGCCTCATGACAAGCCGGCCGTTCCCTTCGGGGGGCGGCCGGCTTTGTTTTTTGGGGGGCCCCGGGGGGTTATGTTGTATCTTCAGAATCTGTTGAGATTTCCACAACCCAATGCATAGTCATCCCCGCGCAGGCGGGGATCCAGCCCTCAGACTGGCATTTTTCTGGGTCCCCGCCTGCGCGGGGATGACTTGCTCATTACGCAAAACGCAAATCTCAACCGTTTCTCATCGCGTCATCCTCTTTACGACCGCTTCATCCAGACTTATGGCACACTCCAATCTCGGCCTCGTCGTATCCGCAGGCGTCCTCGTTATTCTACTGGCCGGTTGCGGCGGGACGCGTCAGATTCAGACGGCGCCGCCCCGGCCGGCGCCGGCGGCGGTGCGGTCGGCTGAGGTAAACGGGCAGATGGCACTGCTGACGATCGACGTGGTGGTGGGGGAGAGCGCCCTGCCGGCGGATGCGCGGGCGCTGCGGTTTCGGGTGGATCAGGTGCGGGTTAAGCCTCGGGGTGGGGTATGGGAGACGTACCCGGCGGATGTGAATAGTTTCGAGATCGCGGCGACGCGGCGGGCCGGCAGCAAGACGATCTTCTCGACCCGGATACCGCCGCAGCGGTACGATTCCCTGGGCCTGGTGCTCAGCGACGTGTTTGTGCTGTACGACGAAAACGCCGGCGGGCCGCTCACGATGGCGCGGGACCGGCCTATTGAACTGGGGGTCGCGCTGGATGCCCGGGCGGAGACCCCGCTGCGGGCCGAGTTGACGATCGAGCCGGGGGCGTCGCTGACGCAGGATGCCGCCTGCCGTTGGTTTTTCCTGCCGTTCTGGACGGTGCGTGTGGAATAAGTCCTTTAGACCGTCTCGGAGGCGCTCACCGCCTCGACGCGGGTGATCCGCGGGATGGTCCGCTTCAGTGCCTGTTCGATGCCGGCGCGTAGCGTCATCGTGCTCATCGGGCAGGTGCCGCAGGCCCCGAGCAGTTCCAGTTCGACCACATAGTCCGGCGTGACCGTCAGGAGGCGCACTGAACCGCCGTCCGCCATCAGGTACGGGCGAATCATGTCCAGCGCTTCTTCGATCTGCTGGCGCAACACCGGATCCGAACCCGGGTCGGGGACGCCGGCCGGAGTGCCGTGTCCTGGGTTCATAAACTGATCAGACATACGTTCTTGCGGTTTGCGGGCTCGTGAGGTCAGGTTTAACCAGTCCTCACGGAAAAAGATCGCGGACACCCCCTTAGTCCTCCTTCTTCAGGAGTGCGATCCCGATGTCCGGGAAGTCAGTGATGAGGCCATCGACTCCCAGCGCCTTGAGGCGCACCATATCCTCGAGCAGGTTCACCGTCCAGGGCAGAACGAGTACCTGGCGGGCGTGTGCTTCGGTGACGAGTTCTTCGGTGACGAGGCTGTAGTGGGGGCTATAGATCTGGGGGGTGAAGCCCAACGCGTCGATATTGCCGCGGAAGCCGCGGTCCTCGTCGGTGCCGACGAGGAGGGCGAGGCGGATGTTCGGGTTGAGGCGGCGCGTTTCGCGCAGGGTGCGGACGTCGAAGGATTGGATGGTGGCCCGGTCCAGGATTTCCGCCTCGTACAGCACCTCGTGAAGCAGCTGGGTAAAGAGCGCCGGCTCGGGATGGTAGATCCGGTCGGTTCGTGGCGTCGACTTCGTTTCAATGTTGTAAAAAATAGCCGGTAGGTTATGCGCCTGTACGTAGGCTTCGGCGGCCGCGATGACATCCTTAAGCAATGGCTTAATGACTCGCATGGGTACTTGATCGGGAAACCGAATATTGCCGCGGCTGCCGCAGTCGTACCGGGCGATCTCCTTGTAGGTCATCTCGAACAACTTGTAGGCATCGCGGCGGTCCGGCGGCACGGGTTGTCCATCGGGGCGCGTGCAGAGGTCGGCCTCGAACCAGGGGTCGTGGGAAACGACGACCTGGAGGTCCTTCGAGATCACAACATCCATTTCCAGGGTGGTGACGCCGATATCGAGCGCCTTGAGGAAGGCCGGGATCGAGTTTTCCGGCAGCAGCCCCCGGGCGCCGCGGTGGCCCTGGAGGTCGAATAAAGGGAGTGGACGTGGGGCTAACGTATCGGCCATAGGTACAGCTATACCACGATTACACGTGAGCGAAAGGAGGCAAATAAGGGTATATAGCCCGCGTGTCATGTCGAATGTGTGTCGGTCTGGTAGCCGGAATATAAAAAGACCGCGCTAATTCTGCCGGCGGCTTGCAAATAAGAGAAAGTTTTTATCTATGAGTGCTTGTCGTCTATGTATATCCACCGCACGAGAGCCGGCCAATCTGTATTCAGCGCTCTTCATTCCCCCCGCGGGTGGGTATCCGATGGATCGATCGCCTCTTCATCGCGACCCGGAGCCGAGTGCGGTCCGATCTTGCACATCTTCGGCCATGTCGCATCGCGCCTACACTCCCTTTCTTCGAAATGAAAGGGGTCTCCATGATTCTCGGTAGTTTCCAGCGAAGCATAGTCGCGTATGGATCGATCACGTCCGCTATTCAAAGTTGCGCAATTATTTAACATTGGTTCGAGCCCCGCCGGCGGCGACGGGGATTGGGTAGGAGGCGACCCGCGGGTGGCCGTCGCCGGCGTGCCCTATGAAGGGCTGGACCATGTGCTACTGTTTCTGAGCGACGCCGTCGCCCTGGTGGATATGTGCGGCCGGGTGCTCCAGTGGAATCCCGCCGCGGAGCGGCTGTTTGGATGGAGTCCGTCCGAGGCCATCGGACGCACGATCGACGACGTGCTCCCCACCTGGTACCCGTTTGAAGAAGACGCCAACTTGTTGGGCATGGTGCACCGCGACGGCGCGTGGAGCGGCGAGGTGATCCAGAAAGGGCGCGATGGGGGGCTGTTGAAGACGATGGCTTCGCTGACGCTGTTGCGGGGCGACTCCGGCCACTGGTCGCGCGCCCTCCTCACCTTCCGCTCGATTCGCGAGATTCGAGAGCTGGATCATACGGGTGAAGAGCAGTTGCTGAGCAGCCCGTGGCGCAAGCTCGTCGAAAATCATCCGGAGCCGATTGCAATCCTCCAGTTTGGGGACATCATCCACGTCAACCCGGCCTGCGCGTCGCTGCTGGGGGTGTCGAACCCCGGGGCGTTGCAGGGGCGATCGTTGTACGACTTTTTCCCTGCCGAGGAAGCCGGGGACGTGCGCCGGGCAATGGCCCTGGTCGAAGCCGGCCGGACGCTCCCCAGCGTGGAACACCGGCTGCGGAGGGAAGGGGGTGAGGAGCGCATCGTGCGCTCGCGCGCCGTCCCGCTGTTGATCGATGGGCAGTCTGTCGTCCAGGCCGTGTTACACGACATCACCGAGCAGAAACGCGCCGAAAACGCCCTCGCCCGGAGCGAGCAGCGGTTTCAGGCGGTATTCGACCGCGCCGGCATCGGCATCGCCATCGCCGACCCGAGCACCCGCCTGCTCGCTACCAACCCGGCCTTCCAGCATATGCTCCAGTACTCGGCCACCGAACTCTCGCGGTTCTCGTGTCGGGACCTCACGTATGCCGAAGACCTGACGATCTACAACCATTTCGTGCAGCAGGTGCACGATGGCGAAATGGATCGCTTTCACATGGAGAAGCGCCTCCAGCGTAAGGACGGCGCCTACGCATGGGGCAGCGTGGTCGCGACGGCCATTCGACGCGAAGACGATGAACTGGAGTACTTCATCTTAATGGTGGAGGACATCTCGAAGCGCAAGAAGACGGAGGAGGAGCTGATCGCGGCGCGCAGCAAGGCCGAGGAGATGACGCTCCTCAAATCTTCCTTCCTCACCAATATGAGCCACGAGATCCGGACCCCCCTGACCGGCATCATCGGGTTCGCCTCGATCCTCGCCGAAGAGGTGTCCGAAGAACACCGTGAACTCATCGACCTCATCGAACAAAGCGGCCACCGGTTGTTACAAACCCTGAACGCAATCCTCGACCTCTCCATGCTCGAATCGGGCACGCTGAAAGTAAAACCGCAAGAACTGAACATCGTCGACGAAGTGCAGGCGCTGATGTCGCAACTGGCGATGCAGGTCCAGGAAAAAGGCCTTTTCCTGACGTTCTCCTGCGAACACGAGGACATCCGCGCGATCATCGATCGCACGAGCCTGGACCGGATCATCAACAACCTGATCAGCAACGCCATCAAATTCACGCCGGAGGGCGGCATCGAAGTCACGATGCAGCCGCAGGGGGATCGGGTGGAGATCCGCGTGGTCGATTCTGGCATCGGGATCGAAGATGGGTTCTTGCCTTACGTGTTCGACGCGTTTCGGCAGGAGAGCACCGGCATGGCGCGCTCTTTCGAAGGCAACGGCCTCGGGCTGACGATCACGAAGCGGCTGGTGGCATTTATGGGGGGGGATATTCAGGTGGAGAGCACGCCCGGCCGCGGTAGCGTCTTTACGGTGTCGCTCCCGATGGAGCGTGTGGCGCAGCCGGGTATCGAAGTGTCCGACGCCGGCCTCCGGTACCGTCCGGCCCCGGGGGGCCGCAGCCGGCCCCGTGTGCTCGTCCTCGAAGACAACCGCGATGCCCGCGTGCTGCTCCAAAAGTTTCTCGCCGATCGGTACGAAGTCGCCCTCACCTCGCGCGAGGATCAGGCCCTTGAGGCGGCAAGCCACCAGCAGTTCGATGTCGTTCTGATGGATATAAACCTGGGCGGCAACCGCACGGGCGTCGATGCGTTGCGTGCGTTGCGGCACCTGTCCCAGTACGAAGCAGTGCCTGTCGTGGCCCTGACGGCCTACGCCATTTCCGGAGACCGCGAGCGGTTTTTGTCTCAGGGTTTCGACGGATATCTGGGTAAGCCGCTGACACGCAAGGACCTCTACCAGGTGATCACCCAGGTGCTCGATCAGCCCAATCGTACCCGACTCCCACCCCCCAACAACCCGACCCGGCATGCGCGTCCTACTCGTTGAAGACGATCAGATCACCCAGCGATTTCTGGTGCGCATCGTGGAATCGCGGGGGCACACCGTGGATTCGTTTTCGGATGCGGAGAAGGCATGGGAGGCCTATCAGAAAGGGTTTTATCCCTTGCTGTTGCTGGACTGGATGCTGCCCGGGATGAGCGGGCTGGACCTGTGCCGCAACGTTCGGAATTCACCGCAGGGGCCGTTCAGTATCGTCCTCGTCGTCACGGCCATGAACGAGGCGGAGCACCTCGAGGCGGTGCTCGAAGCCGGCGCCGACGACTACATCGCCAAGCCCATCGCGCAGAAGCTGATGAACGTGCGCCTGGCCGTCGCGGAGCGGCGTGTCGATAACATCCTCCAACACAAGGAGGCCGAAGAGCAACGTCGGCTCCTCGCGACGGCCGTCCGCAGCAGCGGTGAGGGGATGTTCATCACCACCGCTGAAAACGAGGAAGAGAGCCCGCGCATCGTCTACGTCAACGAGAGCATGGCGACAATGACCGGTTACACCCGAGACGAGTTGTTGCACCAGCCGATCGAGATCTTCGAGGGGCCGGAAACGAACCGGGACGTGCTCGCCGAAATGGGTGGGGAGCTGGTGCGGGGCGAGGCGTTTTTCGCCGAAATCCTCCTCTATAAAAAGGACCACAGCCGCATTCTGGTGCGCTGGCAGATTTCGCCCGTACGCGACGACACCGATCGCATCACGCATTATGTGTCCGTGCTGCGGGACATTACCGAGACGCGCCGGCTCGAACGCGAACTGGTCGAGATCAGCGAACGCGAGCAGCGACGAATCGGACGCGACCTGCACGACGGCCTCGGCCAGCAGCTCACCGGCCTCGCGTTTATGGCGCGAAGCCTCGAACGGAAGCTCCAGGATATCGACGAGGATGCCGCGCGAGCCGCGATGACCATCGCCGAGCTGGTCAACGATACCAAGTCCCAGGCCCGCATCCTCGCCCGCGGGCTGGTGACGGTGGATCTCGCCGGCACAGGCATCGTCCGCGCCCTCGAGGACCTGGCCGCGAACACCGAACAGATGTCCGCCATCCCCTGTACGGCCGATTGCCACATCGACACCCCGCTGTGGGACGAAACGGTGGCCACTCACCTCTATCGGATCTGCCAGGAAGCCGTAAACAACGCCATCAAACACAGCGGCGCGACGCACGTCAACATCGAACTCAACCAGGATGGTCACCAGCTGCTGTTGGCCGTGCGCGACAACGGGGCCGGCATTGCCTCCACCACTCCGGTCGATGGCGGCATGGGACTTCGGATCATGGAGTTCCGCGCGCAGATGATTAACGCAACACTAAATATCCGTCCCCGCGTACAGGGCGGCACGCTCGTTTTGTGCAGCCTTGTATATCCAGGAGTTTTAGCGCATACTAAAGAAGTCCTCACCTCGTAGCCAGGTCATGCCCATCATGCAACACCATTCCTACGCGCCTCCCATCGCCTCCGCCGCGATTCCGATCAAAGAGCCGGTCCGAAAACGCATCCTCGTGGTCGACGACCACCCTATCGTCCGCCAGGGCCTCGCGCAGTTCATCAACCAGGAACGCGACATGACCGTCTGCGGCGAGGCGTCCGACGGGTTCGAGGCGATGACCGCGATCGAGCAGGCCATGCCGGACCTCGTGATCGTGGATATTCAAATGGAGGGCATCAACGGGATGGACCTCGTGCGCAACATCAAGGCGCAGTATCCGGATCTGCCGATGCTGATGTTGTCGATGCACGACGAGAGCCTCTATGCCGAGCGCGCGCTCCGCGCCGGCGCCCGCGGCTACGTGATGAAGCAGGAAGACCCACGTAACGTGATCCACGCCATCCGCCGGGTATTGAAGGGCGAGGTGTATGTGAGCGATCAAGCCGCCTCCAAGATCCTCAAACTGCTCTCGGGAGGATCGGACAACGCATCGCCCGTCGACCGCCTCAGCAATCGCGAGCTGGAGGTGCTCCGTATGATCGGTGAAGGCTACCGCACCCGCCACATCGCCGAGAAGTTCTCGCTAAGCACCAAAACCGTCGAGTCGTACAAAGCACGCCTCAAGCAAAAGCTCGTCCTGAAAGACGCCGCCGAGCTCGCCCGCTACGCCGCCGAATGGGTGAAAGACGCGCGGAAAGCGTGATAACAAGGTAAAAGTGAAAAGTAAAAAGTTAAAAGTGGGGAGCGGGGGTGTAAGGGGGGAGGTGATCGAGGGCCGGCTTAAAATGGATCCATTTCGCTAACGAGGCGTTAGTCGAACAGCTTTTTCGTGAGCCCGATGTGGGCGCCAGTACGGTTGTGATTACCGGGCGTCGGATATGGCTTTTTGCAGCTGACTCGGGGCGCTGTCTGACTCGTTAGCAGGTTTATGGAGCAGGAACTGAATCGGATCATCCCGATCAATATCGAGGACGAGATGAAGTCCTCGTACATCGATTATTCGATGTCGGTCATCGTTAGCCGGGCGCTGCCCGACGTGCGCGACGGCCTGAAGCCGGTCCACCGGCGCGTGTTGTACGGGATGAGTGAGTTGGGAATGACCCCCGGCGCGGCGTACAAAAAGAGCGCGCGTATCGTCGGCGAAGTGCTGGGTAAGTACCATCCGCATGGGGACTCGGCGGTATACGACACGATGGTCCGTATGGCGCAGGATTTTTCCATGCGCTACCCGCTGGTCGACGGCCAGGGCAACTTCGGCTCGGTGGATGGGGACTCGGCGGCGGCCATGCGGTACACCGAGGCGCGCATGACGCGCATGGCGGACGAGATGTTGAAGGATATCGGGAAGGAGACGGTCGACTTCCAGGATAACTTCGACGGCTCGCTGCAGGAGCCGCAGGTGTTGCCGGCCGCGATCCCGAATCTACTCGTCAACGGCACCGACGGCATCGCCGTCGGCATGGCCACCAA is a window encoding:
- a CDS encoding DUF5666 domain-containing protein, yielding NKGDCPPPACDPAREECPPPACDPAREECPPPACDPATGACPPPPGKKSAASVDEIENGLVVRVVGVATQLGLEADYVLIETGDDRFVRISGEVEGVSETGFSIRGWSIQVDAYTPVFNEKFEQITLQDITDGQLVMVFGEFQEEGSIRAYHIEYRQAARDQFALFGPVTAIDETGVTVWDVFFEYSDDSRFEFGYNEVISREDIQLGQIVEAVSVPIAGQEGWRIDVLRVQDRQNDGGRLSGLIENLTDTGFTVLGQNVSINEFTNIRNRQWETIGFDQLAEGKAVDLYGNFEGENGFKPFEVVLNGKEREEIEFWGVIASVEGDEIVVGGVPFQFVQGSKIYTDQGEGTQDGLSSGLYVSIVGLASGDGTFFVDRIYVPRQEDRSVRVAGEVEFIDEFGLSLWGGSVVFTPYTQFHNQQYQPVERDNIQLGDVVSVWGVYREDGTIEAHSVELRAGNQSNLTLLGAVQYYDGQTLQVGDVSFLINDQTQYFEENGTAAGDGGATGKAARRKDLSWGPFAGQRVQSFDLAAGTLVEVLGAQDESGQFVAVVVRLRDETGQTRLAGKIESVEGETLRIRGRLVRTTPNTEVVNENFQPIALADLVAAQGVQVFGQIQNDGSVDAYRVELRPDAREEIEFWGRVGSIQGDVLFVENMPFHVTEFTFFTSETGDPADLTTLVSGQQILVSGEFDIAGLLKATLVFVPKQRVQLYMSGAVELVEEGRLVVQGYDIVLTEWASVIDANYQPADVSSLEVGQFVYISGELSGAGAVTAHYLQFFGTNVQELELRGAIAALDGELMVVSGRTFVISENTFLHSFDGSQLGLGALQPGLKVSVVGKPGEGEYLAAVKVFVENQDQDEQVRMRGAISQVGVDGFVILGRQVVFNEYTNLFGEGYVKITVDQLTDGQVLTVFGSLNNEGVVNAYTVEAFVFDLEQLEFRGVVDAFENGVASIRGFSIAVNDQTFIQNEKGFPIGTEVLAPGTLVRVIALPGEGDQFFARWMQVGAGQEDRGVNLSGTIASIDKSRRLLTVYGRTVVVEEYADVISETFERIPFQDLVADKKVRVYGFYEDGGRIRAWRIESVGAEDRELELRGTIESIAGSTLVVRGISFVVGAQTWIDGGQGTPFPVANLEAGMQVALSGAPQENGSYAARWIQVQSGNEDRNIRLFGGVVEANADQRVLVIRNHRIFLNEHAQIVGAQYEPISFAGLPVNGQVMVWGWMQPDGKIEGWRVEVRNPEQEEFFLTGALSEIDGATLTVGGVQFVTTAETFVVAPDVGNISFDNLFAGLIVEVSGGVGAEGQLLAKKIQVYTLDPRVALEIRGIVSELEDGRFELAGIPVEYDPRTFVLDGNNRPIDPSVIQDNNNVDVIVLEGAGDALLARFVQVFDLIRDEKSLVDRIETLGGGTFSMRGYTFRVDATTVMEDPLGNPMRFADLFERMRVEVNAVEEGNGVFLARKVIARPRDQKLTGTLTAVSASAIGIAGLSVTVDVSTVVTNADGDEIDVTDLVAGQTINLTFVPGAGGIPVATAITLLPRLEDEVVLSGSMEAAFGQLFVVLGRRFQVIPNTVFLDESKNPITMGNFIVGEAVRVRGLLLAGDDLVALQVQKLGEEATDVRVEGPIVSVSSSVLEVMNIFFFINNESLFIDLNGEETDVNAFAEGQTVMVIAEGQPNGTLLLKRVSVQNVSLSQGEIGNIEGDQFSMFGTTYRVDENTIVLGDENAQLDLANLGEGQYVEVRGTASADGSVAGKTGAAILVSKVKIIDAEGSGEYELDSNTSPVATEKETLPETFELEQNYPNPFNPVTTIRFALPQNTRVTLKVFDVVGREVQTLVSSELTAGTYDVQWNGRNQAGLPVASGVYLYRLDLGTQVMTRRMVLVK
- a CDS encoding NifU family protein; its protein translation is MRQQIEEALDMIRPYLMADGGSVRLLTVTPDYVVELELLGACGTCPMSTMTLRAGIEQALKRTIPRITRVEAVSASETV
- a CDS encoding glycerophosphodiester phosphodiesterase, whose translation is MADTLAPRPLPLFDLQGHRGARGLLPENSIPAFLKALDIGVTTLEMDVVISKDLQVVVSHDPWFEADLCTRPDGQPVPPDRRDAYKLFEMTYKEIARYDCGSRGNIRFPDQVPMRVIKPLLKDVIAAAEAYVQAHNLPAIFYNIETKSTPRTDRIYHPEPALFTQLLHEVLYEAEILDRATIQSFDVRTLRETRRLNPNIRLALLVGTDEDRGFRGNIDALGFTPQIYSPHYSLVTEELVTEAHARQVLVLPWTVNLLEDMVRLKALGVDGLITDFPDIGIALLKKED
- a CDS encoding PAS domain S-box protein, which encodes MDRSRPLFKVAQLFNIGSSPAGGDGDWVGGDPRVAVAGVPYEGLDHVLLFLSDAVALVDMCGRVLQWNPAAERLFGWSPSEAIGRTIDDVLPTWYPFEEDANLLGMVHRDGAWSGEVIQKGRDGGLLKTMASLTLLRGDSGHWSRALLTFRSIREIRELDHTGEEQLLSSPWRKLVENHPEPIAILQFGDIIHVNPACASLLGVSNPGALQGRSLYDFFPAEEAGDVRRAMALVEAGRTLPSVEHRLRREGGEERIVRSRAVPLLIDGQSVVQAVLHDITEQKRAENALARSEQRFQAVFDRAGIGIAIADPSTRLLATNPAFQHMLQYSATELSRFSCRDLTYAEDLTIYNHFVQQVHDGEMDRFHMEKRLQRKDGAYAWGSVVATAIRREDDELEYFILMVEDISKRKKTEEELIAARSKAEEMTLLKSSFLTNMSHEIRTPLTGIIGFASILAEEVSEEHRELIDLIEQSGHRLLQTLNAILDLSMLESGTLKVKPQELNIVDEVQALMSQLAMQVQEKGLFLTFSCEHEDIRAIIDRTSLDRIINNLISNAIKFTPEGGIEVTMQPQGDRVEIRVVDSGIGIEDGFLPYVFDAFRQESTGMARSFEGNGLGLTITKRLVAFMGGDIQVESTPGRGSVFTVSLPMERVAQPGIEVSDAGLRYRPAPGGRSRPRVLVLEDNRDARVLLQKFLADRYEVALTSREDQALEAASHQQFDVVLMDINLGGNRTGVDALRALRHLSQYEAVPVVALTAYAISGDRERFLSQGFDGYLGKPLTRKDLYQVITQVLDQPNRTRLPPPNNPTRHARPTR